A window from Desulfovermiculus halophilus DSM 18834 encodes these proteins:
- a CDS encoding Rne/Rng family ribonuclease, translating into MAEKKRRKMFISVLPGEQIEVVLTKDGTVQEYYVEMLQQAKTKRNIYKAQIHNIDPALQAAFVNYGSQRNGFLQIDEVHPEYYQADIKPGKGQRFPPIQRVLKPGQQLLVQVVKEPTGNKGAFLTTYLSLPGRYFVLTPGREQLGVSRKIEDEKERTRLKSLMEELNLDPGIGVILRTVSSDQNKTNLSRDLQFLKRLWKEVRKKGVGETSPALIYEEKDLAFRAVRDYLTADVSEIWVDDAETANQVQEVAALVFPRRKRMVKRHLDSDKYLFDRFNLSKQLETVYSRKVTLPSGGELVFDQTEALMAVDINSGKIGGENNFKEMALKTNLEAAQEIAQQLRLRDVGGQVVIDFIEMKEHKHCREVEKSLRNALKEDKARTTVGKISRFGLLEMVRQRMGSSALSTTWQDCPACQGSGYVRSLEWQALQALKDIARQMQSKKGPNPVEYTVDRELGAYLLNCKRRKICEMEDSYATQVLIKSE; encoded by the coding sequence ATGGCTGAAAAAAAGCGAAGAAAGATGTTCATCAGTGTCCTGCCCGGTGAACAGATCGAGGTCGTGTTGACCAAAGACGGCACGGTGCAGGAATACTACGTGGAGATGTTGCAGCAAGCCAAGACCAAGCGAAACATCTATAAGGCCCAGATTCACAATATTGACCCGGCCCTGCAGGCCGCATTCGTCAATTACGGAAGTCAACGCAACGGCTTTCTGCAGATCGACGAGGTCCATCCGGAGTACTACCAGGCTGACATCAAGCCCGGGAAAGGGCAGCGGTTCCCGCCCATTCAGCGGGTCCTCAAGCCGGGGCAGCAGCTTTTGGTCCAGGTGGTCAAGGAGCCAACCGGGAACAAAGGTGCATTTTTGACCACCTACCTCAGCCTGCCCGGCCGCTATTTTGTCCTTACTCCCGGCCGGGAACAGCTCGGGGTGTCCAGGAAGATCGAGGACGAAAAAGAACGGACCAGGCTGAAATCCCTCATGGAGGAGCTGAACCTGGATCCGGGCATCGGGGTTATCCTGCGGACGGTGAGTTCGGACCAGAACAAGACCAACCTGTCCCGGGACCTGCAATTTTTGAAGAGGCTGTGGAAAGAGGTGCGCAAGAAAGGTGTGGGGGAGACCTCGCCGGCCCTGATTTATGAGGAGAAGGACCTGGCCTTTCGAGCGGTCCGGGACTATTTGACCGCTGACGTCAGCGAGATCTGGGTGGACGACGCAGAAACGGCCAATCAGGTCCAGGAAGTGGCCGCCCTGGTCTTTCCCCGCCGGAAGCGGATGGTCAAGCGGCACCTGGATTCGGATAAGTACCTCTTTGACCGCTTCAATCTGAGCAAGCAGCTGGAAACCGTGTACAGCCGCAAGGTGACCCTGCCCAGCGGGGGGGAGCTGGTCTTTGACCAGACTGAGGCCCTGATGGCTGTGGACATCAACTCCGGAAAGATCGGCGGGGAGAACAACTTCAAGGAGATGGCCCTGAAGACCAATCTGGAGGCGGCCCAGGAGATTGCCCAGCAGCTGCGCCTGCGGGATGTGGGCGGACAGGTGGTCATCGATTTCATCGAGATGAAAGAGCACAAGCACTGCCGGGAGGTGGAAAAGTCCCTGCGCAATGCACTCAAGGAGGACAAGGCCAGGACCACGGTGGGCAAGATATCCAGGTTCGGCCTCTTGGAGATGGTTCGCCAGCGCATGGGGTCCTCCGCCTTGTCCACGACCTGGCAGGACTGCCCGGCATGCCAGGGCTCAGGCTATGTTCGCAGCCTGGAGTGGCAGGCCCTGCAGGCCCTGAAGGATATCGCCCGCCAGATGCAGAGCAAAAAAGGCCCCAACCCGGTAGAGTACACGGTGGACCGTGAGCTGGGGGCGTATCTGCTCAACTGCAAGCGGAGGAAGATCTGCGAAATGGAAGACAGCTACGCAACCCAGGTTCTGATCAAGAGCGAATAA
- a CDS encoding tRNA (adenine-N1)-methyltransferase: MIQPGDLVQLVSPKGKRYLRVAGAEDELHTHDGKLDLKSICDLDYGQCIRTHLDREYRLFKPTLYELVKKIERQTQIIYPKDIGYILFKLSIGPGARVVEAGCGSGSLTLALAWFVGFQGKVVSLERRPEFAGLCAKNLSKVGLLDRVDIREQDVEQGFGQPEADAVFIDLRTPWDYLDQIAAGVKNGHPVGFLLPTMNQVTALLQAMQDTAFTETEVVEILVRHYKPVPDRFRPQDRMVAHTGYLIFAKVYKPAPTTASGPVEA, translated from the coding sequence ATGATTCAACCCGGGGACCTTGTTCAGCTGGTCAGCCCCAAAGGCAAACGCTACCTGCGGGTGGCCGGGGCGGAAGACGAACTGCACACCCATGACGGAAAACTGGATTTGAAGAGTATCTGCGATCTTGACTATGGTCAATGCATTCGCACCCATCTGGACCGGGAGTACCGGCTGTTCAAACCCACCCTGTACGAGCTGGTCAAAAAGATCGAGCGCCAGACCCAGATAATCTACCCCAAGGATATCGGATACATCCTGTTCAAGCTGAGCATTGGCCCCGGGGCGCGGGTCGTCGAGGCCGGGTGCGGTTCGGGGAGCCTGACCTTGGCCCTGGCCTGGTTCGTCGGTTTCCAGGGAAAGGTCGTCTCCCTGGAACGCCGGCCCGAGTTCGCCGGCCTGTGCGCCAAGAACCTGTCCAAGGTCGGGCTCCTGGACCGGGTGGACATCAGGGAACAGGACGTGGAGCAAGGATTCGGCCAGCCTGAAGCCGATGCCGTTTTTATTGATCTCCGCACCCCCTGGGACTACCTGGACCAAATCGCCGCCGGAGTCAAAAACGGCCACCCGGTCGGATTTTTGCTGCCCACCATGAACCAGGTCACCGCCCTCCTGCAGGCCATGCAGGATACGGCCTTTACCGAAACCGAGGTGGTGGAGATCCTGGTCCGCCACTACAAGCCGGTCCCGGACAGATTCAGGCCCCAGGACCGGATGGTGGCCCATACCGGGTACTTGATATTCGCCAAGGTCTACAAGCCGGCCCCAACCACTGCATCCGGCCCGGTGGAGGCCTGA
- a CDS encoding phenylacetate--CoA ligase family protein translates to MTRKDRTEGIYNRLEVLDASEREQFYRIQLKDMLKYAYRYSEEVKKRFDRAQFDVNKFKDITDIKHIPILKKKELIFLQSMGPRLGGLLTKDMGKMRRIFLSPGPIFDPEDRITDYWGWTEGFYAAGFRSGDVVQNCFNYHLNPAGLMFEEPLRNLECAVVPSGPGNTNTQLEIMQKLRITGYVGTASYLMHLGQKAEDAGLNLRKDLFLEVAFVTAEKVPEKVRNTLEKKFDLVMRQGYGTADVGCIGYECYHKNGLHLANRAFVEICHPDTGIPLKDGEVGEVVVTAFNKTYPLIRLATGDLSYIERAPCPCGRTSPRLGGIIGRVDTTARIKGLFVYPHQIEQVISRYEEIKRWQLEVTNPGGIDEATLYVEATNFKRSEELLHTFREKIKIRPVLQVLAPGTLPPQVKAIEDKRSWD, encoded by the coding sequence ATGACCCGAAAAGACCGTACAGAAGGAATCTACAACCGGCTGGAAGTGTTGGATGCCTCAGAACGGGAACAGTTCTACCGCATCCAGCTCAAAGACATGCTCAAATACGCCTACCGCTATTCCGAAGAAGTCAAAAAGCGGTTCGATCGGGCCCAATTTGACGTCAACAAGTTCAAGGACATAACCGACATCAAGCACATCCCCATCCTGAAGAAGAAGGAGCTCATCTTTCTCCAGTCCATGGGGCCCCGCCTGGGCGGGCTGCTGACCAAGGACATGGGCAAGATGCGCCGCATCTTCCTCTCCCCCGGCCCCATCTTCGATCCCGAGGACAGGATCACGGATTACTGGGGATGGACCGAGGGATTCTATGCCGCCGGCTTCAGGTCTGGAGACGTGGTTCAGAACTGCTTCAACTACCACCTCAATCCGGCCGGGCTGATGTTTGAGGAGCCCCTGCGCAACCTGGAGTGCGCCGTGGTTCCCTCCGGACCGGGCAACACCAACACCCAGCTGGAGATCATGCAGAAGCTGCGCATCACCGGATATGTGGGCACAGCCAGCTACCTTATGCACCTGGGGCAGAAGGCCGAGGACGCCGGGCTCAATCTGCGCAAGGACCTTTTTTTGGAAGTAGCCTTTGTGACTGCGGAAAAGGTCCCGGAAAAGGTGCGCAACACCCTGGAAAAGAAGTTTGATCTGGTCATGCGCCAAGGGTACGGGACCGCGGACGTCGGCTGCATCGGATACGAATGCTACCACAAGAACGGGCTGCACCTGGCCAACCGGGCCTTTGTCGAGATCTGCCATCCGGACACCGGGATTCCCCTCAAGGACGGCGAGGTGGGGGAAGTGGTGGTCACGGCCTTCAACAAGACCTATCCCCTGATCCGTCTGGCCACCGGCGACCTGTCCTACATCGAGCGCGCTCCCTGCCCCTGCGGACGGACATCCCCCAGGCTGGGCGGCATCATCGGCCGGGTGGACACCACTGCCAGGATCAAAGGGCTCTTCGTCTACCCCCATCAGATCGAGCAGGTCATCTCCAGATACGAGGAAATCAAGCGCTGGCAGCTGGAAGTGACCAACCCCGGAGGAATCGACGAGGCCACCCTGTACGTCGAGGCCACCAACTTCAAACGCTCTGAAGAGCTCCTGCACACCTTCAGAGAAAAGATCAAGATCCGCCCCGTATTGCAGGTCCTGGCCCCGGGCACCCTGCCGCCACAGGTCAAGGCCATCGAAGACAAGCGCAGCTGGGACTAA
- a CDS encoding CDP-alcohol phosphatidyltransferase family protein: MDLRNSLVARRYFSLLDRSVVAWMQKREVRPNTVTSWGLAAACLVPVGFGFSPWAGFVFLVLSGVADTLDGFLARATKQQSRFGSFWDSTLDRAADCAYLLGFLIMFWSFPHWRLEAAVVMFVALLATMLISYIKAKVESLGQTCKTGVMSRPVRVIYLLVWALLLALFSGVRLEVLWVGLGVYLALTAVTVGQRINEARRVLA, from the coding sequence ATGGATTTGCGAAACTCGCTGGTCGCACGCAGGTATTTTTCCCTGCTGGACCGATCGGTTGTGGCCTGGATGCAGAAGAGGGAGGTGCGGCCGAATACCGTCACCTCCTGGGGCCTGGCGGCAGCCTGTCTGGTTCCGGTGGGCTTTGGGTTTTCTCCTTGGGCCGGTTTTGTGTTTCTGGTGCTCTCCGGGGTGGCCGACACATTGGACGGTTTTTTGGCCCGGGCCACCAAACAGCAGTCCAGGTTCGGCTCCTTCTGGGACTCAACCCTGGATCGGGCTGCTGACTGCGCCTATCTCCTGGGGTTTCTGATCATGTTCTGGTCCTTTCCCCACTGGCGTCTGGAAGCGGCCGTGGTCATGTTCGTGGCCCTTTTGGCTACCATGCTGATCAGCTACATCAAGGCCAAGGTCGAGAGTCTGGGCCAAACCTGCAAAACCGGGGTTATGAGCCGCCCGGTGCGGGTCATCTATCTCCTGGTCTGGGCCTTGCTGCTGGCTTTGTTCTCCGGGGTGCGGCTGGAGGTGCTCTGGGTGGGGCTCGGGGTGTATCTGGCCCTGACAGCGGTTACTGTGGGCCAGAGGATCAATGAAGCCAGGCGGGTTCTGGCCTGA
- a CDS encoding SagB/ThcOx family dehydrogenase, giving the protein MSDLQSCLGTTYLHQTEYDREQIATMSRPHIRPAPLYKVYPQAPTVSLPQPVDPGGQLWEALSSRRSRRRYAHHDVSLEALSALLWASQGISGQAGRLSLRTAPSAGALYPVETYVQVNKVQGLEPGLYHLNIKDWCLETLDSGSFGPQLAQICLDQRFMAQAAVNVCWSAVLRRNMAKYGHRGMRYIFMDLGHICQNLLLAAEGFGLSACPVGAYFDGEANELFGLDGKEESMLYFASVGHPDDGGRGCEAAKR; this is encoded by the coding sequence ATGTCTGATCTGCAATCCTGCCTGGGGACAACCTATCTGCACCAGACAGAGTACGATCGGGAGCAGATAGCCACCATGTCCCGGCCGCACATTCGACCGGCCCCGTTGTATAAGGTCTACCCCCAAGCCCCAACCGTGTCTTTGCCCCAGCCCGTTGATCCAGGGGGCCAGCTGTGGGAGGCCCTGTCCTCGCGGCGATCCCGGCGGCGGTACGCACATCACGATGTGAGTCTGGAGGCCCTGTCCGCTCTGCTGTGGGCCTCTCAGGGCATCAGCGGACAGGCCGGACGGCTGTCCCTGCGCACAGCCCCCTCTGCCGGAGCCCTGTACCCGGTGGAGACCTATGTGCAGGTGAACAAAGTCCAGGGGCTGGAGCCAGGGCTGTATCATCTGAACATCAAGGATTGGTGCCTGGAAACCCTGGACAGCGGATCATTCGGGCCGCAGCTGGCCCAGATCTGCCTGGACCAGCGGTTCATGGCCCAGGCGGCTGTGAATGTCTGCTGGTCTGCTGTGCTCCGCCGGAATATGGCCAAGTACGGCCATCGGGGGATGCGTTATATCTTCATGGATCTGGGGCATATCTGCCAGAACCTCCTGTTGGCCGCCGAAGGCTTCGGGCTGTCCGCCTGCCCGGTGGGGGCCTATTTCGACGGGGAGGCCAACGAGCTCTTTGGACTGGACGGCAAGGAAGAGAGCATGCTCTATTTTGCCAGTGTGGGCCATCCGGACGATGGAGGAAGGGGCTGCGAAGCCGCGAAGCGGTGA
- a CDS encoding DUF445 domain-containing protein, whose product MMEPESLKYLLSPVICAFIGWMTNYLAIRMLFHPRQPVHILGWTWQGLFPKRQAELAWRLGELVETELLNHQDIREIIDRPEFQTRLRSMVQDSVHRFVQRKLTSLHPLLNTLLRGAVAHRAAEMIVDEVERFLPGLVEQAASELESQVQVQRIVREKIEAFSPARLEGLLFSMLRKEFWFIEIIGGVLGLVVGSAQALIFVLW is encoded by the coding sequence ATGATGGAACCTGAAAGTCTCAAATACCTGCTCTCTCCAGTCATATGCGCCTTTATCGGGTGGATGACCAATTATCTGGCCATCCGCATGCTGTTTCATCCCCGGCAGCCGGTGCACATCCTGGGCTGGACCTGGCAGGGGCTTTTCCCCAAACGCCAGGCCGAGCTGGCCTGGCGGCTTGGAGAGCTGGTTGAGACCGAGCTTCTCAATCATCAGGATATTCGGGAAATCATCGACCGGCCCGAGTTTCAGACCCGCTTGCGGTCCATGGTCCAGGACTCGGTGCACCGTTTTGTGCAGAGGAAGCTGACCTCCCTGCATCCTCTGCTGAATACCCTGCTTCGGGGAGCTGTGGCCCATAGGGCTGCGGAAATGATCGTCGATGAGGTGGAGCGCTTTCTTCCGGGTCTCGTGGAGCAGGCTGCATCCGAGCTGGAATCCCAGGTCCAGGTGCAGCGAATTGTCCGGGAAAAGATCGAGGCCTTTTCCCCGGCTCGTCTGGAAGGCCTGCTCTTCTCCATGTTGCGCAAAGAGTTCTGGTTCATTGAAATCATCGGCGGGGTTTTGGGACTTGTGGTTGGTTCAGCTCAGGCCCTGATTTTTGTCCTCTGGTAA
- a CDS encoding YHS domain-containing protein: MFKLLIFAAAGFILYKLIMGDQKKKNLNREKKKQDLIDSGEMVKDPVCGTYVSTETGIRVKDDDQVHYFCSYQCRDAFLKNKEEETEN, from the coding sequence ATGTTTAAGCTGCTGATCTTTGCGGCCGCCGGATTCATTCTCTACAAGCTGATCATGGGGGATCAGAAAAAAAAGAACCTGAACCGGGAGAAAAAGAAACAGGACCTGATTGATTCCGGGGAGATGGTCAAGGATCCGGTTTGCGGAACCTATGTGAGCACTGAGACCGGAATCCGGGTCAAGGACGACGATCAGGTGCATTATTTCTGCAGCTACCAATGCCGGGACGCCTTTCTGAAAAACAAAGAGGAAGAAACCGAGAACTAG
- the folK gene encoding 2-amino-4-hydroxy-6-hydroxymethyldihydropteridine diphosphokinase yields MNEVPKIPVYIGLGSNQGRPEENLAKARKHIQSITGVFSPLSSQVYYTEPQGVKEQPWFANQVIRVLCHPAWTPELLMRHLLNIEQMLGRKRTAHWGPRRIDCDLLLFGRQVVDTPELTLPHPGILHRAFVLVPLVELTPDLCLPDGTQVADRLHCLAYRRQGLRIWQDDTHGEEPGADPDAGPRTVGSAVSATSGGTYV; encoded by the coding sequence GTGAACGAAGTGCCGAAAATACCGGTATATATCGGTCTGGGATCCAATCAGGGCCGGCCGGAGGAGAACCTGGCCAAGGCCAGAAAGCATATCCAATCCATTACCGGGGTCTTTTCCCCTCTGTCCTCGCAAGTCTACTACACTGAACCGCAGGGGGTCAAAGAGCAGCCGTGGTTCGCCAATCAAGTCATCCGGGTTCTGTGCCATCCGGCCTGGACCCCCGAGCTGCTGATGCGCCACCTGCTCAATATCGAACAGATGCTGGGCCGAAAGCGGACCGCTCACTGGGGGCCAAGGCGCATCGACTGTGATCTGCTCCTTTTTGGCCGGCAGGTTGTGGATACCCCTGAGCTGACCCTGCCTCATCCCGGAATTTTGCACCGGGCCTTTGTCTTGGTCCCTCTTGTGGAGCTGACCCCTGACTTGTGCCTGCCGGATGGGACGCAGGTCGCCGACCGTCTGCACTGTCTGGCCTATCGAAGACAAGGGCTGCGGATATGGCAGGATGATACCCACGGTGAAGAGCCGGGGGCAGACCCGGATGCAGGGCCCCGGACCGTCGGATCTGCTGTGTCCGCCACCTCCGGAGGAACCTATGTTTAA
- the xerD gene encoding site-specific tyrosine recombinase XerD, which produces MDFHPASSPTPPHEEHPWTEKYLHHLVSISGLSENTVAAYAHDLRDFASFLTQHSAGLDQVSEDSLVLYLIFLRRQGLGNRSVARRLSSLRSFYDFLRQEGQIQDNPARLLDSPKLPQLLPRVLTEPEAAALLARPDPNTKLGARDRTILELMYAAGLRVSEVCTLRPLDFDSQAGYLRVMGKGHKERILPVHAAAQTQLSTYLASWRPLFSPKTEAMFLNRSGTGLSRQGLWKMIAKRAAQARIQGHISPHTIRHTYATHLLAGGADLRSVQLLLGHADIGTTQIYTHVDISRLREIHQRYHPRSRSKQS; this is translated from the coding sequence GTGGACTTTCACCCGGCATCATCCCCCACCCCCCCACATGAAGAGCACCCCTGGACCGAAAAATATCTGCACCACCTGGTCAGCATCAGCGGCCTGTCCGAAAACACCGTTGCGGCCTATGCCCACGACTTGCGGGATTTCGCCTCCTTTTTGACCCAGCACAGCGCCGGCCTGGATCAGGTGTCGGAAGACTCCCTTGTCCTCTATCTCATCTTTCTCCGCCGGCAGGGCCTCGGGAACCGATCCGTGGCCAGACGGCTCTCCAGCCTGCGCAGCTTTTACGACTTTTTGCGCCAGGAGGGGCAGATCCAGGACAACCCGGCCCGTCTCCTGGACAGCCCCAAGCTTCCCCAGCTCCTGCCCCGGGTCCTGACCGAGCCCGAGGCCGCCGCACTGCTGGCCCGCCCGGACCCGAACACCAAGCTCGGAGCCCGGGACCGGACCATTCTGGAGCTCATGTACGCCGCCGGCCTTCGGGTCTCCGAGGTGTGCACCCTCCGCCCCCTGGACTTCGATTCCCAGGCCGGGTATCTGCGGGTCATGGGCAAAGGGCACAAGGAACGCATCCTCCCGGTCCACGCCGCGGCCCAAACCCAGCTGAGCACGTATCTGGCCTCCTGGCGCCCCCTGTTCTCCCCCAAAACCGAGGCCATGTTCCTGAACCGCTCCGGCACCGGTCTGTCCAGACAGGGACTGTGGAAGATGATCGCCAAACGGGCCGCTCAAGCCAGAATCCAGGGCCATATTTCCCCCCACACCATCCGGCACACCTACGCCACCCACCTCCTGGCCGGAGGGGCTGACCTGCGCAGCGTCCAGCTCCTTCTGGGTCACGCCGACATCGGCACCACCCAGATCTACACCCATGTGGACATCTCCCGGCTCAGGGAGATCCATCAACGCTATCACCCCAGATCCAGGTCCAAGCAGTCATGA
- a CDS encoding CBS domain-containing protein, whose translation MSTKINAPVVITAHTNADFDCLSSMVAAQKLYPDGVLVFPGSQEQSLRDFFIQSATYLFNFYSMKDIDPDSVHTLVVCDTRQPSRLGHLRSLLQREGIVVHAFDHHPDTAEDLTADFEDVRLWGSTVAILVQTIKERGIALSRDEATIMGLGLYEDTGCFTFTSTTEHDLFALWWLKTQGMDIGFIADFLNRELSAEQVGILNTLLEAATRHTINGIEVCITSISMDRYVRDFALLVHKMMEIENIKVLFALARMHDRIQVVARSRVTEVNAGTICSSLGGGGHSYAASATIKEKTLAQVQDEIFGLLYSHINPQITVRSLMSSPAVVIDQNQSISQAAIKMSRFGLKAIPVTTENSRQCVGILEHQLADRAEAHGLGEFPIQEYMGRSISRVAPDQSLYTVMEIIINQGQRLVPVEENERIIGVITRTDLINTLVEEPARIPENLLPERRQERSITSLMRNRLPKSAYALLGQCGELAEKRGCNVYAVGGFVRDILLHRTNLDIDLVVEGDGIAFANQLAQTLGGRIRFHTKFQTAVVILPDGQRIDVATARLEYYEHPAALPTVELSSIKMDLFRRDFSVNALAIELNPKRFGRLVDFFGGQRDLKEKTLRVLHSLSFVEDPTRIMRAIRFEQRFAFRIGVQTERLIKNALHLNMFHKLSGHRILHELKLLLQEENPLVCLKRLNSYAILESIHPQLKLTTQKERLLEKIEKVIDWYELLYLEPKPRIWQLYFLGLVAGCTQDEIRLVARRLSIPSKTEKKIIDLRQEVHKIREGLYAWNRKQSGRLSELYSLLHPLPLEGLLFLMASSRKEEARKSVSLYLSQLKDQELEITGSDLKAMDLPPGPAYTQILQQVFSAKLDGEAQDRNAQLALARNLVQDELARQE comes from the coding sequence ATGAGCACCAAGATCAATGCTCCTGTCGTTATCACCGCCCACACCAACGCTGATTTCGACTGCCTGTCCTCCATGGTCGCGGCCCAGAAGCTCTATCCTGATGGAGTCCTGGTCTTTCCCGGGTCCCAGGAGCAGAGCCTTCGCGACTTCTTTATTCAGAGCGCGACATATCTTTTCAACTTCTATTCCATGAAGGATATCGACCCGGACAGCGTGCACACCCTGGTGGTCTGCGACACCAGGCAGCCGTCCAGGCTGGGGCACCTGCGCTCCCTGCTCCAGAGGGAAGGCATCGTGGTCCACGCCTTTGATCATCATCCGGACACGGCCGAAGACCTCACGGCCGATTTCGAAGACGTCCGGCTCTGGGGCTCGACTGTGGCCATTCTGGTCCAGACCATCAAGGAGCGGGGCATCGCATTGAGCAGGGATGAAGCCACCATCATGGGCCTTGGCCTGTACGAAGATACCGGCTGCTTCACCTTCACCTCGACCACGGAGCATGATCTTTTTGCCCTGTGGTGGCTGAAGACCCAGGGAATGGACATCGGCTTCATCGCCGATTTTCTGAACCGGGAGCTCAGCGCCGAACAGGTGGGCATCCTGAACACCCTCCTGGAGGCCGCCACCAGGCACACCATCAACGGGATCGAGGTCTGCATCACCAGCATCAGCATGGACCGGTATGTCCGGGACTTCGCCCTTCTGGTCCACAAGATGATGGAGATCGAAAACATCAAGGTCCTGTTTGCCCTGGCCCGGATGCACGACCGGATCCAGGTCGTGGCCCGAAGCCGGGTGACCGAGGTCAATGCCGGGACCATTTGCTCATCCCTGGGCGGAGGGGGGCACAGCTACGCGGCTTCGGCTACTATCAAGGAGAAGACCTTGGCCCAGGTCCAGGACGAGATCTTCGGCCTGCTCTATTCGCATATCAATCCCCAGATCACGGTCCGGTCCCTGATGTCCAGCCCGGCCGTGGTCATTGACCAGAACCAGAGCATCAGCCAGGCGGCGATCAAGATGAGCCGCTTCGGGCTGAAGGCCATACCGGTGACCACTGAGAACAGCCGGCAGTGCGTGGGCATCCTGGAGCATCAGCTCGCGGACAGGGCCGAGGCCCACGGGCTCGGAGAGTTTCCGATTCAGGAATACATGGGCAGATCCATCTCCAGGGTCGCCCCGGACCAAAGCCTGTATACAGTCATGGAGATCATCATCAATCAGGGCCAGCGTCTGGTTCCTGTGGAGGAAAACGAAAGAATCATCGGGGTCATCACCCGCACAGACCTGATCAACACCCTGGTGGAAGAGCCGGCCCGGATCCCGGAGAATCTCCTGCCCGAGCGCAGACAGGAGCGGAGCATCACCTCTTTGATGCGCAACCGGCTGCCCAAATCTGCGTATGCCCTGCTCGGCCAGTGCGGTGAACTGGCCGAGAAACGGGGATGCAACGTCTATGCGGTGGGCGGATTTGTCCGGGACATCCTCCTCCACCGGACCAACCTGGATATCGACCTTGTGGTGGAGGGGGACGGGATCGCCTTTGCCAACCAGCTGGCCCAGACTCTGGGCGGCCGCATCCGGTTCCACACCAAGTTTCAAACCGCCGTGGTCATCCTGCCCGACGGCCAGCGCATCGATGTGGCCACGGCCAGGCTGGAGTATTACGAGCATCCGGCCGCCCTGCCCACAGTGGAGCTCTCGTCCATTAAGATGGATCTCTTCCGCCGCGACTTCAGCGTCAACGCCCTGGCCATCGAGCTCAATCCCAAGCGTTTCGGCCGGCTGGTGGACTTCTTCGGCGGCCAGAGGGACCTGAAGGAAAAGACGCTTCGGGTCCTGCACTCTCTGAGCTTTGTCGAGGACCCCACCCGGATCATGCGGGCTATTCGCTTTGAGCAGCGCTTCGCCTTCCGCATCGGGGTCCAGACTGAGCGCCTGATCAAGAACGCCCTGCATCTGAACATGTTCCACAAGCTCTCCGGCCACCGCATCCTGCACGAGCTCAAGCTTTTGCTGCAGGAAGAAAATCCCCTGGTCTGCCTCAAGCGGCTGAACAGCTACGCCATCCTGGAATCCATCCATCCCCAGCTCAAGCTGACCACCCAAAAGGAAAGGCTTTTGGAAAAGATCGAAAAGGTCATCGATTGGTACGAGCTCCTGTATCTGGAGCCCAAGCCCAGGATCTGGCAGCTGTATTTTCTGGGCCTAGTGGCCGGATGCACCCAGGACGAGATCCGGCTGGTGGCCAGGCGGCTGAGCATCCCGTCCAAGACAGAGAAGAAAATCATTGACCTAAGACAGGAAGTGCACAAGATCCGGGAAGGATTGTATGCGTGGAACCGCAAGCAGTCCGGCCGGCTGAGCGAGCTTTACTCCCTCCTCCATCCCCTGCCCCTGGAAGGCCTGCTCTTCCTCATGGCCTCCAGCCGCAAGGAAGAGGCCCGAAAGTCCGTCTCCCTGTATCTGAGCCAGCTCAAAGATCAGGAGCTGGAGATTACCGGAAGTGATCTCAAGGCCATGGACCTCCCTCCTGGACCGGCCTATACCCAGATCCTGCAGCAGGTCTTTTCCGCCAAGCTGGACGGCGAAGCCCAGGACAGAAATGCACAGCTGGCCCTGGCCCGGAATCTGGTCCAGGATGAGCTGGCCAGACAAGAGTAG